The Neisseria subflava genome has a segment encoding these proteins:
- a CDS encoding TerC family protein, which translates to MTQYPSVGSPMFYGIFFIAVLIMIAIDMVSLKKNGAHKVSIKEALAWSGIWVAVSCTFAGWLYFELAGNPTYGAVVAKEKVLEFFTGYVLEKSLAVDNIFVFLMIFGYFKVEPKFQHRVLLYGVFGAIVLRAIMIFIGAALVQQFEWILYLFGAFLLYTGIHMMKPEAEAEEDLSQNKILTLLKKVIPTSQQFDGEKFFTIENGKRIATPLLLVLIMIELSDVIFAVDSIPAIFAVTTDPFIVLTSNIFAILGLRAMYFLLADFAERFIFLKYGLAFVLSFIGIKMLIMHWVHIPISISLSVVFGALGASILTSLVYTRQQEKK; encoded by the coding sequence ATGACCCAATACCCGTCCGTCGGCTCGCCGATGTTTTACGGCATCTTCTTTATTGCCGTCTTAATCATGATCGCCATCGATATGGTATCGCTGAAAAAAAACGGCGCCCACAAAGTCAGCATCAAAGAAGCCCTCGCCTGGAGCGGCATTTGGGTGGCCGTATCCTGCACGTTTGCAGGCTGGCTCTATTTTGAACTGGCGGGCAACCCAACTTACGGGGCCGTTGTCGCCAAAGAAAAAGTCCTCGAATTCTTCACCGGCTATGTGCTTGAAAAATCCCTTGCCGTTGATAACATCTTCGTTTTCCTGATGATTTTCGGCTACTTCAAAGTCGAACCCAAATTCCAACATCGCGTCTTGCTCTATGGCGTATTCGGCGCCATCGTCCTGCGCGCCATCATGATCTTCATCGGCGCAGCCTTGGTACAACAATTTGAATGGATTTTGTACCTCTTCGGCGCATTCCTCTTATACACCGGCATTCACATGATGAAGCCCGAAGCCGAAGCTGAAGAAGACCTTTCCCAAAACAAGATCCTGACCCTGCTCAAAAAAGTCATCCCGACCAGCCAACAGTTTGACGGTGAAAAATTCTTTACCATCGAAAACGGCAAACGTATTGCTACGCCGCTTTTGCTGGTATTGATTATGATCGAATTGAGCGACGTCATCTTCGCCGTGGACAGCATCCCCGCTATTTTTGCCGTAACCACCGACCCTTTCATCGTCCTCACTTCCAACATTTTTGCCATCTTGGGCCTGCGTGCCATGTACTTCTTACTGGCAGACTTTGCCGAACGCTTTATTTTCCTCAAATACGGCTTGGCTTTCGTATTGAGCTTTATCGGCATCAAGATGCTGATTATGCACTGGGTGCATATCCCGATTTCCATTTCGCTGTCCGTCGTCTTCGGCGCACTGGGTGCGTCCATCCTGACTTCTTTGGTGTACACGCGTCAGCAAGAGAAAAAATAA
- a CDS encoding glycine zipper 2TM domain-containing protein, producing the protein MKKTFAKTVTLIMLAASLGACANMTQTQRNTAAGAVLGGVAGNLIGGDTGSTLGGAALGGVIGSQVHTRY; encoded by the coding sequence ATGAAGAAAACTTTTGCAAAAACTGTGACCTTGATCATGCTGGCCGCTTCTTTGGGTGCATGTGCCAATATGACTCAAACCCAACGCAACACTGCTGCTGGTGCGGTATTGGGTGGTGTGGCAGGTAACTTGATTGGTGGCGATACTGGCTCTACCTTGGGTGGTGCGGCTTTGGGTGGTGTTATCGGCAGTCAGGTTCATACTCGCTACTAA
- the minD gene encoding septum site-determining protein MinD — translation MSKIIVVTSGKGGVGKTTTSASIATGLALRGHKTAVIDFDVGLRNLDLIMGCERRVVYDLINVIQGEATLNQALIKDKNCENLYILPASQTRDKDALTREGVDNVMKELSSEKMGFEFIICDSPAGIEQGALMALYFADEAIITTNPEVSSVRDSDRILGILQSKSRKAEQGSTVKEHLLITRYSPERVAKGEMLSVQDICDILRIPLIGVIPESQNVLQASNAGEPVIHQDNAAAAEAYKDVIARLLGENREMRFLEAEKKSFLKRLFGG, via the coding sequence GTGTCCAAAATCATCGTAGTAACTTCAGGTAAAGGCGGCGTAGGCAAGACTACTACCAGCGCCAGCATCGCAACCGGCCTAGCCCTGCGCGGCCACAAAACCGCCGTGATCGACTTCGACGTCGGTTTGCGCAACCTCGACCTGATTATGGGTTGCGAACGCCGCGTCGTGTATGACCTCATCAACGTCATCCAAGGCGAAGCCACACTCAACCAAGCCCTGATTAAAGACAAAAACTGCGAAAACCTCTACATCCTGCCCGCCTCGCAAACCCGCGACAAAGACGCGTTGACCCGCGAAGGCGTGGACAACGTGATGAAAGAGTTGTCCAGCGAAAAAATGGGCTTCGAATTCATTATCTGCGATTCCCCTGCCGGTATCGAACAAGGTGCACTGATGGCACTCTACTTTGCCGACGAAGCCATCATTACCACTAACCCGGAAGTATCCAGCGTCCGCGACTCCGACCGTATCTTGGGCATTTTGCAAAGCAAATCCCGCAAAGCAGAACAAGGCAGCACTGTTAAAGAGCACCTGCTGATTACCCGCTACTCCCCTGAGCGCGTGGCTAAAGGCGAAATGCTGTCTGTACAAGACATCTGCGATATCTTGCGTATTCCGTTGATCGGTGTGATTCCTGAATCACAAAACGTCCTGCAAGCTTCCAACGCCGGCGAACCTGTCATCCATCAAGACAATGCTGCAGCAGCAGAAGCCTACAAGGACGTTATCGCCCGCCTCTTGGGTGAAAACCGTGAAATGCGTTTCCTCGAAGCTGAGAAGAAAAGCTTCTTAAAACGACTGTTCGGAGGTTAA
- a CDS encoding CopD family copper resistance protein encodes MSIYALAHIIHVYCAIAFVGGVFFEMLVLSVLHTGRVSRESRREVEHAMSYRAVRVMPPVVITLFISGIVMVYNRYLPILHHPFDSSFGIMLSIKILLAISVLVHFAIAVVKMARHTLTVGWSKYIHAVVFSHMLFIVFFAKAMFYLSW; translated from the coding sequence ATGAGTATCTACGCACTGGCACACATCATCCACGTTTATTGCGCGATTGCCTTTGTCGGCGGCGTATTTTTCGAAATGCTGGTCCTCTCCGTTTTACACACCGGCCGCGTTTCACGCGAATCGCGCCGCGAAGTCGAACATGCCATGTCCTATCGTGCCGTCCGCGTAATGCCGCCTGTCGTCATTACCCTGTTCATCAGCGGCATCGTGATGGTGTACAACCGCTACCTGCCGATACTGCACCACCCATTCGACAGCTCTTTCGGCATCATGCTGAGCATCAAAATCCTGTTGGCAATAAGCGTTTTGGTACATTTTGCCATCGCCGTCGTCAAAATGGCACGGCACACCCTCACCGTCGGCTGGTCGAAATACATACACGCCGTTGTATTCAGCCATATGCTGTTTATCGTCTTTTTTGCCAAAGCAATGTTCTACCTGTCTTGGTAA
- a CDS encoding hydrogen peroxide-inducible genes activator, with protein MTLTELRYIVAVAQERHFGRAARRCFVSQPTLSIAIKKLEEELSVSLFDRSSNDIITTEAGERIVAQARRVLEEAELIKHLANEEQNELEGAFKLGLIFTVAPYLLPKLITALRETAPKMPLMLEENYTHILTESLKRGDVDAIVVAEPFQEPGIVTEPLYDEPFFVIVPKGHHFEELDAVTPQLLSEEQVLLLSEGNCMRDQVLASCSELASKQKIQGLTNTLQGSSINTIRHMVASGLAISVMPATALTENDHMLFSIIPFEGTAPHRRVVLAYRRNFVRPKALTALRTAILQSQLTGVTFVNE; from the coding sequence ATGACCTTGACCGAATTGCGTTACATCGTAGCCGTCGCACAAGAACGTCACTTCGGACGTGCCGCACGACGCTGCTTTGTCAGCCAGCCCACCCTCTCCATCGCCATCAAAAAGCTGGAGGAAGAGCTGTCGGTATCCCTGTTCGACCGTAGCAGCAACGACATCATCACGACCGAAGCGGGCGAGCGCATTGTTGCCCAAGCCCGCCGGGTTCTGGAAGAAGCAGAACTCATCAAGCACCTTGCCAATGAAGAGCAAAACGAATTGGAAGGCGCGTTTAAACTCGGCCTGATTTTCACCGTTGCCCCCTACCTTCTGCCCAAGCTCATTACCGCGCTGCGTGAAACCGCGCCGAAAATGCCGCTGATGCTGGAAGAGAACTATACCCACATCCTGACCGAGTCGCTCAAACGTGGCGATGTCGATGCAATCGTCGTTGCCGAACCGTTCCAAGAGCCGGGCATCGTGACTGAGCCTCTGTATGACGAACCTTTCTTCGTCATTGTTCCCAAAGGTCATCACTTTGAAGAACTCGATGCCGTTACGCCTCAACTTTTGAGCGAAGAACAAGTGTTGCTGCTGTCTGAAGGCAACTGTATGCGCGACCAAGTGTTGGCGAGCTGTTCCGAATTGGCTTCCAAGCAAAAAATCCAGGGCTTGACCAATACCCTGCAAGGCAGCTCCATCAATACCATCCGCCACATGGTTGCCAGCGGCCTGGCCATCAGCGTCATGCCGGCTACCGCATTGACCGAAAACGACCACATGCTTTTCAGCATTATCCCGTTTGAAGGTACTGCACCGCACCGCCGTGTCGTTTTGGCCTATCGTCGCAACTTTGTCCGTCCCAAAGCACTGACTGCTTTGCGTACTGCCATTTTGCAATCGCAACTGACCGGTGTAACCTTCGTCAACGAATAA
- a CDS encoding DNA-directed RNA polymerase subunit alpha, with the protein MQNSTTEFLKPRQIDVDTLSSTRAKVSMQPFERGFGHTLGNALRRILLSSMNGFAPTEVVISGVLHEYSTIDGVQEDVVDVLLNIKGIVFKLHGRNQVQLTLKKTGAGAVVAGDIDLPHDVEIINPEHVICHLADNGQIDMEIKVEQGRGYQSVSGRRVLRDENKQIGAIQLDASFSPISRVSFEVEPARVEQRTDLDKLVLDIETNGSIDPEEAVRSAARILIDQMSIFADLQGTPVEEVEEKAPPIDPILLRPVDDLELTVRSANCLKAEDIYYIGDLIQRTETELLKTPNLGRKSLNEIKEVLASKGLTLGSKLEAWPPVGLEKP; encoded by the coding sequence ATGCAAAATAGCACAACCGAATTTTTGAAACCTCGTCAAATCGATGTAGATACTTTGTCTTCCACTCGGGCCAAGGTGTCTATGCAGCCATTTGAACGTGGTTTTGGTCATACTTTAGGTAATGCTTTGCGTCGTATCTTACTGTCATCCATGAATGGCTTTGCCCCAACTGAAGTAGTTATTTCCGGCGTATTGCACGAATACTCTACTATTGATGGTGTTCAAGAGGATGTTGTTGACGTTCTCTTGAACATTAAAGGTATCGTATTCAAGCTCCACGGTCGTAACCAAGTTCAGTTGACTTTGAAGAAAACAGGTGCCGGTGCAGTTGTAGCCGGTGATATTGATTTGCCACACGATGTGGAAATCATCAATCCTGAACATGTTATTTGCCACTTGGCTGACAATGGCCAAATCGACATGGAAATTAAAGTAGAGCAAGGTCGTGGTTATCAATCTGTTTCAGGTCGTCGCGTATTGCGTGATGAGAACAAACAGATTGGTGCGATTCAGTTGGATGCGAGCTTTTCGCCCATCAGTCGTGTTAGCTTTGAAGTTGAACCTGCACGCGTAGAGCAACGTACGGATTTGGATAAATTGGTTTTAGATATTGAAACCAATGGTTCTATTGATCCGGAAGAGGCTGTACGTAGTGCCGCACGTATCTTAATTGACCAAATGTCTATTTTTGCAGATCTGCAAGGTACTCCGGTTGAAGAGGTTGAAGAAAAAGCACCTCCTATCGATCCTATCTTGTTGCGTCCTGTAGATGATTTGGAATTAACCGTACGTTCAGCTAATTGTCTGAAAGCTGAAGATATTTACTATATTGGCGATTTGATTCAACGTACTGAAACCGAGCTTCTCAAGACCCCTAATTTGGGTCGTAAATCTTTGAATGAGATCAAAGAAGTGTTGGCCTCTAAAGGTTTGACATTAGGTTCCAAATTAGAAGCTTGGCCGCCTGTAGGCTTAGAAAAGCCGTAA
- the minC gene encoding septum site-determining protein MinC, producing MKPAFDIKTSRLDVLSIHLHTADLTELEEFLRQLAGQSQDEFVPFILDVQDFDHPESIDLGGMISLFARYGMQILGLHHTSDTWAAAAARYHLVFKQGNSTQAADTQAAPTPRQAPQPQDVQATVINNPTVLVSTPVRTGQQVYAENGDLIVTGIVSQGAELIADGNIHIYAPMRGRALAGAKGNTNARIFIHSMQAELVSVAGIYRNFEQDLPEHLHKKPVQVSLQDNRLVISAIDAE from the coding sequence ATGAAACCCGCATTCGACATAAAAACGTCACGTTTGGACGTCTTATCCATCCATCTGCACACCGCAGATCTAACAGAATTGGAAGAATTCCTACGCCAACTGGCAGGCCAATCCCAAGACGAATTCGTTCCCTTCATTTTAGACGTACAAGATTTCGACCATCCCGAATCCATCGATTTGGGCGGCATGATTTCCCTGTTTGCCCGTTACGGCATGCAAATTTTAGGACTGCACCACACCAGCGACACATGGGCGGCAGCGGCGGCGCGTTACCACTTGGTCTTCAAGCAAGGCAACTCCACCCAGGCAGCCGACACACAGGCGGCACCTACTCCTCGCCAAGCACCGCAGCCGCAAGACGTACAAGCCACCGTTATCAACAATCCGACCGTATTGGTCAGCACGCCCGTGCGTACCGGCCAGCAGGTTTACGCTGAAAACGGCGACCTCATCGTTACCGGCATCGTCAGCCAAGGTGCGGAGCTTATCGCCGACGGCAACATCCATATTTACGCCCCCATGCGCGGCAGAGCGTTGGCCGGTGCAAAAGGCAACACCAACGCGCGCATCTTTATTCATTCCATGCAGGCCGAATTAGTCTCCGTTGCCGGTATCTACCGCAACTTCGAGCAAGACCTGCCCGAGCATCTGCACAAAAAACCCGTACAAGTATCATTGCAAGACAACCGACTGGTTATCAGCGCAATCGACGCCGAATAA
- the lysS gene encoding lysine--tRNA ligase, translating to MSEQNNPQIEPQLDENQIIALRREKLHNIRKERNAYPNDFKRDSFAADLHTQYGEISKEELDPQGITVKVAGRMMLKRQMGKASFATIQDVTGQIQLYLNNKGVSQEVLDDFNHWDLGDIVGTEGTLFKTNHGELTVRVSNIRLLSKSLRPLPDKHKGLSDQETKYRQRYVDLIANEESRNTFIKRSQIIQSVRNFMVNEHYLEVETPMMHPIPGGATAKPFVTHHNALDIPLYLRIAPELYLKRLVVGGLERVFEINRSFRNEGMSVRHNPEFTMIEFYEAFSDYERMMQMAEDIIRNASRAVNGTAKISYNGKEVDLESPFERLTILGAIKKYNPHYTDEQLNDEEWLKKEIVKHGESLPPSPGIGSLQLALFEGCAESKLWNPTFIIDYPVEVSPLARASDSKPGLTERFELFVVGRELANGYSELNDPEDQAERFKAQVAQKDAGDDEAMHYDADYIRAMEFGLPPTGGCGIGIDRLVMLLTDSQTIRDVILFPQMRPE from the coding sequence ATGAGCGAACAAAACAATCCTCAAATCGAGCCGCAGTTGGACGAAAACCAAATCATCGCCCTGCGCCGCGAGAAACTGCACAACATCCGCAAAGAACGCAACGCCTACCCTAACGATTTCAAACGCGACAGCTTTGCCGCCGACCTGCACACCCAATACGGTGAAATCAGCAAAGAAGAACTCGACCCGCAAGGCATTACCGTCAAAGTAGCCGGCCGCATGATGCTCAAACGTCAAATGGGCAAAGCCAGCTTCGCCACCATTCAAGACGTTACCGGTCAAATCCAGCTTTATTTGAACAACAAAGGCGTGAGCCAAGAAGTTTTGGACGACTTCAACCACTGGGACCTGGGCGACATCGTTGGCACGGAAGGTACTTTGTTCAAAACCAACCACGGCGAATTGACCGTGCGCGTGTCCAACATCCGCCTGCTGTCCAAATCCCTGCGTCCTCTGCCCGACAAACATAAAGGCTTGAGCGATCAGGAAACCAAATACCGTCAACGCTACGTCGATTTGATTGCCAACGAAGAATCGCGCAATACCTTCATCAAACGCAGCCAAATCATCCAATCCGTGCGCAATTTCATGGTCAACGAGCATTATTTGGAAGTTGAAACCCCAATGATGCACCCGATTCCAGGCGGTGCGACGGCAAAACCGTTCGTTACCCACCACAATGCCTTGGACATTCCACTCTATCTGCGCATTGCGCCCGAGCTGTATCTGAAACGCCTGGTTGTCGGCGGCTTGGAACGCGTGTTTGAAATCAACCGCAGCTTCCGTAACGAAGGCATGTCCGTGCGCCACAACCCCGAATTCACCATGATCGAATTCTATGAAGCCTTCTCCGACTACGAACGCATGATGCAAATGGCGGAAGACATCATCCGCAACGCTTCCCGCGCGGTAAACGGCACGGCAAAAATCAGCTACAACGGCAAAGAAGTCGATTTGGAAAGCCCGTTTGAACGCCTGACCATTCTCGGTGCCATCAAAAAATACAATCCGCACTACACCGATGAGCAGTTGAACGATGAAGAATGGCTGAAAAAAGAAATCGTCAAACACGGCGAAAGCCTGCCTCCTTCTCCGGGCATCGGTAGCCTGCAACTTGCCCTGTTTGAAGGTTGCGCAGAAAGCAAACTGTGGAACCCGACTTTCATCATCGACTACCCTGTCGAAGTGTCGCCATTGGCACGCGCATCCGACAGCAAACCGGGTCTGACCGAACGCTTCGAGCTTTTCGTTGTCGGCCGCGAACTGGCAAACGGCTACTCTGAGTTGAACGATCCGGAAGACCAAGCCGAACGCTTCAAAGCACAAGTGGCGCAAAAAGACGCCGGCGACGACGAAGCCATGCACTACGATGCCGACTACATCCGCGCCATGGAATTCGGCCTGCCACCGACCGGCGGTTGCGGCATCGGCATCGACCGCTTGGTAATGTTGCTGACCGATTCGCAAACCATCCGCGACGTGATTCTGTTCCCGCAAATGCGTCCTGAATAA
- a CDS encoding alanine/glycine:cation symporter family protein, with the protein MDQFFEQLHGWVNAINDPMWSGLVYMLLGAGLFFTITTGFVQFRLFGRSIKEMLGGRKQGDDPHGITPFQAFVTGLASRVGVGNIAGVAIAIKLGGPGAVFWMWVTALIGMSSAFVESSLAQLFKVRDYDNHHFRGGPAYYITQGLGQKWLGVLFALSLIFCFGFVFEAVQTNTIADTTKAAWGWDQHYVGVALVILTAPIIFGGIRRVSKAAEIIVPLMAVLYLVIALFIIATNISLIPDVFGQIFSNAFNFDSAAGGFLGGLISTTMMQGIKRGLYSNEAGMGSAPNAAAAAEVKHPVSQGMIQMLGVFVDTIIVCSCTAFIVLTYQQPYGDLSGAALTQAAIVSQVGEWGAGFLAAILFMFAFSTVIGNYAYAESNVQFIKSHWLITAVFRMLVLAWVYFGAVANVPLVWDMADMAMGIMAWINLVAILLLSPLAFLLLKDYTAKLKMGKDPEFKLSEHPGLKRKIKSDIW; encoded by the coding sequence ATGGATCAATTTTTCGAACAGCTTCACGGCTGGGTAAACGCCATCAACGACCCAATGTGGTCGGGATTGGTATATATGCTTTTAGGCGCAGGCCTATTTTTTACCATTACCACCGGTTTTGTACAATTCCGCCTCTTCGGCCGCAGTATCAAAGAAATGCTAGGCGGTCGCAAACAAGGTGATGATCCGCACGGAATCACACCGTTCCAAGCATTTGTTACCGGCTTGGCCAGCCGCGTAGGTGTGGGCAACATCGCCGGTGTGGCGATTGCCATCAAACTCGGCGGGCCGGGCGCGGTATTCTGGATGTGGGTAACTGCCTTAATCGGCATGAGTTCGGCGTTTGTCGAATCTTCACTGGCCCAACTCTTTAAAGTCCGGGACTACGACAACCACCACTTCCGCGGCGGTCCTGCCTACTACATAACTCAAGGCCTGGGACAAAAATGGCTGGGCGTTTTGTTCGCCCTGAGCCTGATTTTCTGTTTCGGCTTTGTATTTGAAGCCGTACAGACCAATACCATCGCCGATACCACCAAAGCGGCATGGGGCTGGGATCAACACTATGTCGGTGTCGCCCTGGTCATTCTGACTGCCCCGATTATCTTCGGCGGTATCCGTCGCGTATCTAAAGCCGCGGAAATTATCGTTCCGCTGATGGCGGTTTTATATCTCGTCATAGCACTCTTCATCATTGCTACCAATATTTCCCTAATTCCTGATGTGTTCGGTCAGATTTTCTCCAACGCGTTCAACTTCGATTCGGCTGCAGGCGGTTTCCTCGGCGGTCTGATTTCGACCACCATGATGCAGGGTATCAAACGCGGCCTGTATTCCAATGAGGCGGGTATGGGTTCCGCGCCGAACGCCGCAGCCGCAGCCGAAGTGAAACACCCCGTCTCCCAAGGCATGATTCAAATGCTGGGCGTTTTCGTTGATACCATCATCGTCTGCTCATGCACCGCCTTTATCGTCTTGACCTATCAACAGCCTTACGGCGACCTGAGCGGTGCGGCGCTGACCCAAGCGGCAATCGTCAGCCAGGTAGGCGAATGGGGCGCGGGCTTCCTTGCCGCCATCCTGTTTATGTTTGCCTTTTCAACCGTTATCGGCAACTATGCCTATGCTGAGTCCAACGTCCAATTCATCAAGAGCCATTGGCTGATTACCGCCGTTTTCCGTATGCTGGTTTTGGCATGGGTCTACTTCGGCGCAGTTGCCAACGTACCCTTGGTATGGGATATGGCAGACATGGCCATGGGCATCATGGCATGGATTAACCTCGTTGCCATCCTGCTCCTGTCCCCACTTGCCTTCCTGCTGTTGAAAGACTACACAGCCAAGCTGAAAATGGGTAAAGACCCAGAGTTCAAACTCTCTGAACACCCGGGCTTGAAACGCAAAATCAAATCCGATATCTGGTAA
- the rplQ gene encoding 50S ribosomal protein L17 produces MRHRNGNRKLNRTSSHRAAMLRNMANSLLTHETIVTTLPKAKELRRVVEPLITLGKKPSLANRRLAFDRTRDRDVVVKLFDELGPRFAARNGGYVRVLKYGFRKGDNAPLALVELVDKAADSAE; encoded by the coding sequence ATGCGTCATCGTAATGGCAACCGCAAATTAAACCGTACTAGCAGCCACCGTGCTGCGATGCTGCGCAATATGGCGAATTCCTTGTTGACTCACGAAACCATCGTGACAACTTTGCCTAAAGCAAAAGAATTGCGCCGCGTAGTTGAGCCCTTGATTACCTTGGGTAAAAAACCTTCTTTGGCAAACCGTCGTTTGGCTTTTGACCGCACTCGCGATCGTGATGTTGTAGTTAAATTGTTTGACGAATTGGGTCCACGCTTTGCTGCTCGTAACGGCGGCTATGTTCGTGTACTGAAATACGGTTTCCGTAAAGGCGACAATGCTCCTTTGGCATTGGTTGAATTGGTTGATAAAGCAGCTGATTCTGCTGAATAA
- the minE gene encoding cell division topological specificity factor MinE produces the protein MSLLDMLFGRKPKTATVARDRLQIIIAQERAQEGQAPDYLPTLRKELLEVLSKYVNVSLDDIRISQEKQDGLDVLELNITLPEQKKA, from the coding sequence ATGTCCCTGCTCGATATGCTGTTCGGCAGAAAGCCGAAAACCGCCACAGTCGCGCGCGACCGCCTGCAAATCATCATCGCGCAAGAGCGTGCACAAGAAGGCCAAGCTCCGGACTATCTGCCGACCCTGCGTAAAGAGTTGTTGGAAGTCCTGTCCAAATACGTCAACGTATCATTGGACGACATCCGCATCTCCCAAGAGAAACAAGACGGCTTAGACGTTCTTGAGCTGAACATCACCCTGCCGGAACAAAAAAAGGCTTAA
- a CDS encoding Ag473 family lipoprotein gives MKKLLIAAMMVAGLAACTQEAKKETQEAASAVASDVNTAAENAASTVDAAASEAKGAAEQAVSDVKDAAADAKATADKAVSDAKDAAGKAVEEAKDAVSDAKDAAKDAAKDAMGKAADATQEAADKLKDAAK, from the coding sequence ATGAAAAAATTATTGATTGCTGCGATGATGGTAGCCGGCTTGGCGGCGTGTACACAAGAAGCGAAAAAAGAAACCCAAGAGGCGGCTTCTGCTGTTGCTTCCGATGTAAACACTGCTGCTGAAAATGCAGCTTCTACTGTTGATGCTGCTGCTTCTGAAGCCAAAGGTGCAGCTGAGCAAGCTGTTTCTGATGTTAAAGACGCTGCTGCAGATGCTAAAGCAACTGCAGATAAAGCAGTTTCTGACGCAAAAGATGCTGCCGGTAAAGCGGTTGAAGAAGCTAAAGATGCAGTTTCTGATGCTAAAGATGCTGCCAAAGACGCAGCTAAAGACGCTATGGGTAAAGCAGCCGATGCGACTCAAGAAGCTGCCGACAAATTGAAAGACGCTGCTAAATAA
- the aldA gene encoding aldehyde dehydrogenase, with the protein MKQLSMYINGRFETDFNDTWRDVLNPATEEVIAREPKGGKADVDRAVAAARDAQTAWERLPAVERGVYLRKIAQGIRERADELTDTIVAEGGKTKDLARIEVMFTADYLDYQAEWARRYEGEIIQSDRPRENILLFKRPLGVIAGILPWNFPFFLIARKMGPALVTGNTIVVKPSSVTPINCHIFAEIVHASGLPAGVFNVVNGPGAEIGNALASHPQVDMVSLTGSVDAGRQVMEAASANITKVSLELGGKAPAIVLKDADLDLAVKSILASRVGNTGQICNCAERVYVHSSLKDAFIEKMTAAMKGVRYGNPAEAEAGALEMGPLIEERAVKSVAEKVERAVRQGATLVCGGKRADGKGYFFEPTLLTDTDNSMDIMKEETFGPVLPVATFDTLDQVIALANDSEFGLTSSVYTTNLNEAFYVTRRLRFGETYINRENFEAMQGFHAGWKKSGIGGADGKHGLEEYLQTQVVYLETDI; encoded by the coding sequence ATGAAACAACTGTCTATGTATATCAACGGCCGCTTTGAAACCGACTTTAACGATACATGGCGTGATGTATTGAATCCGGCAACCGAAGAAGTCATCGCGCGTGAGCCTAAAGGCGGAAAAGCCGATGTTGACCGTGCCGTTGCCGCGGCCAGAGATGCACAAACTGCATGGGAGCGTTTGCCTGCCGTTGAGCGCGGTGTATACCTGCGCAAAATTGCCCAAGGCATCCGCGAACGTGCCGACGAGCTGACGGATACCATTGTCGCCGAAGGCGGCAAAACCAAAGATTTGGCACGCATAGAAGTTATGTTCACTGCCGATTATCTCGATTATCAAGCCGAATGGGCGCGCCGTTATGAAGGCGAAATCATCCAGAGCGACCGTCCGCGCGAAAACATTTTATTGTTCAAACGTCCTTTGGGCGTAATCGCCGGCATTTTGCCGTGGAACTTCCCATTCTTCCTGATCGCCCGCAAAATGGGCCCGGCTTTGGTAACTGGCAATACCATCGTCGTCAAACCAAGCAGCGTTACCCCGATTAACTGCCACATCTTTGCTGAAATCGTTCATGCTTCAGGCTTACCGGCCGGCGTATTCAACGTCGTCAACGGCCCGGGCGCAGAAATCGGCAATGCCTTGGCATCGCATCCGCAAGTCGATATGGTCAGCCTGACCGGTTCTGTCGATGCCGGCCGCCAAGTGATGGAAGCCGCCTCCGCCAACATTACCAAAGTCTCACTGGAACTGGGCGGCAAAGCCCCTGCCATCGTCCTGAAAGATGCCGACTTGGATTTGGCCGTCAAATCCATCTTGGCTTCACGCGTGGGCAATACCGGCCAAATCTGTAACTGCGCCGAACGCGTATATGTCCACAGCAGCCTGAAAGACGCATTTATCGAAAAAATGACCGCCGCCATGAAAGGTGTACGCTACGGCAACCCGGCCGAAGCCGAAGCCGGCGCACTGGAAATGGGGCCGTTGATTGAAGAACGCGCCGTAAAATCCGTTGCCGAGAAAGTCGAACGCGCAGTTCGACAAGGCGCAACCTTGGTTTGCGGCGGCAAACGTGCCGACGGTAAAGGCTACTTCTTCGAACCTACCCTGCTGACTGATACCGACAACAGCATGGACATTATGAAGGAAGAAACCTTCGGCCCCGTCCTGCCGGTTGCCACTTTCGACACGCTCGATCAAGTCATCGCTTTGGCAAACGACAGCGAATTCGGCCTGACCAGCTCCGTCTATACCACCAATCTGAATGAAGCGTTTTATGTAACCCGTCGCCTGCGCTTCGGAGAAACCTACATCAACCGCGAAAACTTCGAAGCCATGCAGGGCTTCCATGCCGGTTGGAAAAAATCAGGTATCGGCGGCGCCGATGGCAAACATGGTTTGGAAGAATATCTGCAAACCCAAGTTGTTTATTTAGAAACCGATATCTAA